The following proteins come from a genomic window of Nostoc sp. TCL26-01:
- a CDS encoding cytochrome P450, whose protein sequence is MTLTYNLPHGPRVSRWRRLFKFITQPIEYVEDFAQVYGDNFTIWGSRETHLVYFSHPQALEQIFTANADCFETGGGGSQILELLLGNNSLILLDGDRHQRQRQLLTPPFHGERMRAYGQTIRNITQQVMDEWQIGKPFNIRTSMQEITMRVILRVVFGVDEGSLFQELRELLTDLLDFMGSPLVSTTFFFSFLQKDLGAWSPWGKMVRLIHRIDQLIYTLIAERRTESEQNRQDILSLLISARYDDGQPMSDAELRDELMTMLVAGHETTASALTWAFYWVDQLPAVREKLSTELDTINTNTEPNDIAKLPYLTAVCQETLRFYPIVINAFFRQVKKPIKIMGYELPKGTIISPSIYLAHHREAVYPQSKQFRPERFLAKQFSPYEYLPFGGGNRRCIGLAFAQYEMKIVLATILSQFQLSLVKKRPVKPVRRGLTLAAPAGMKMIVNTYKSS, encoded by the coding sequence TATAGAGTATGTGGAAGATTTTGCTCAAGTCTACGGTGATAACTTCACCATTTGGGGGAGTAGAGAGACTCATCTGGTGTACTTCAGTCATCCCCAAGCATTAGAGCAAATTTTTACAGCCAATGCCGACTGCTTCGAGACTGGAGGCGGAGGTAGTCAGATTTTAGAGCTTTTACTGGGTAATAACTCCTTAATTTTATTAGATGGCGATCGCCACCAGCGTCAACGTCAACTATTAACACCACCTTTTCATGGTGAACGCATGCGGGCCTATGGTCAAACTATCCGCAACATCACTCAACAAGTCATGGATGAATGGCAAATTGGTAAACCTTTTAATATCCGCACTTCCATGCAGGAAATTACCATGCGTGTCATCTTGCGGGTAGTCTTTGGTGTCGATGAAGGGTCATTATTTCAAGAACTGCGAGAATTACTCACTGACCTATTAGACTTCATGGGTTCACCGTTAGTATCTACGACATTTTTCTTTAGTTTTTTACAAAAGGATTTAGGTGCATGGAGTCCTTGGGGTAAGATGGTGCGCCTGATTCACAGAATTGACCAATTAATTTATACTTTGATAGCCGAACGTCGCACCGAGTCGGAACAAAACCGTCAAGATATTCTCAGTTTATTAATTTCTGCCCGTTATGACGACGGACAACCAATGTCAGACGCAGAACTGCGTGATGAATTAATGACTATGTTGGTTGCTGGACATGAAACTACTGCTTCTGCTTTAACTTGGGCTTTTTATTGGGTTGATCAATTACCAGCAGTCAGGGAAAAATTATCAACAGAATTAGATACTATTAATACCAATACAGAACCTAATGATATTGCCAAACTGCCTTATTTAACAGCAGTTTGCCAAGAAACTTTACGCTTTTATCCAATTGTGATTAATGCTTTCTTTCGGCAAGTAAAAAAACCGATAAAAATCATGGGTTACGAACTGCCAAAAGGAACTATCATTTCACCTAGTATTTATTTAGCTCATCATCGAGAAGCAGTTTATCCACAGTCCAAACAATTCCGACCAGAACGCTTTTTAGCAAAGCAATTTTCCCCTTATGAATACTTACCCTTTGGTGGGGGAAATCGGCGCTGTATCGGACTAGCATTTGCCCAATACGAAATGAAAATTGTCTTAGCTACAATTTTGTCTCAATTTCAACTATCACTAGTTAAAAAACGCCCAGTCAAGCCAGTACGTCGTGGTTTAACCTTAGCCGCACCTGCGGGCATGAAAATGATAGTAAACACATATAAAAGCTCTTAA
- a CDS encoding response regulator, whose translation MTTKRILVVDDEALMQEVVQACLEEIAGWEVITASSGQEALAKAAREQPDAIILDVMMPGMDGIEFMQRLKADSNIQSIPVILLTAKLDFTEPARLRMLGVAGAIAKPFDPILLVEQIAAYLGWTL comes from the coding sequence ATGACAACCAAACGTATTTTGGTTGTTGATGATGAAGCTTTGATGCAGGAAGTTGTACAAGCTTGTTTGGAAGAAATAGCGGGATGGGAAGTGATCACTGCTAGTTCTGGCCAAGAAGCTTTAGCCAAGGCAGCCAGAGAACAACCCGATGCCATTATTCTTGATGTGATGATGCCTGGTATGGATGGAATAGAGTTTATGCAGCGTTTAAAAGCAGACTCTAATATCCAATCTATTCCTGTGATACTACTGACAGCAAAACTCGATTTTACAGAACCTGCTCGTTTAAGAATGTTAGGGGTTGCCGGAGCGATCGCCAAGCCTTTCGATCCCATCCTCTTAGTTGAGCAAATCGCCGCATACCTCGGTTGGACATTGTAA
- a CDS encoding response regulator yields the protein MPRQRVLVIDDEEAIQEVIQACLEELGDWEVFTAGSGKEGLIIAESQLPDGILLDVSMPEMNGFETLQKLQENLVTQEIPVVLLTAKVQPADLQRFSQLEIAGVIQKPFEPLKLLDLVAQAFQWEL from the coding sequence ATGCCAAGACAGCGTGTTTTAGTGATTGATGACGAAGAAGCCATCCAAGAAGTGATTCAAGCCTGTCTAGAAGAATTGGGTGACTGGGAAGTGTTCACGGCGGGATCAGGCAAGGAAGGGTTAATAATTGCTGAATCTCAGTTACCAGATGGCATTCTACTTGATGTCTCTATGCCTGAAATGAATGGTTTCGAGACACTCCAGAAATTACAGGAAAATTTAGTCACACAAGAAATTCCCGTTGTACTGTTGACAGCCAAAGTTCAACCTGCTGATTTGCAGCGTTTTTCTCAGTTAGAAATTGCCGGGGTGATTCAAAAACCTTTTGAACCATTGAAATTACTCGATTTAGTCGCTCAAGCATTTCAATGGGAATTATGA
- a CDS encoding PAS domain S-box protein gives MNSRIYQRFLPYGVAIGSVAIAFLLTFVLESMLSRTIASCFFVAVAATTWYGGMKPAIVTTILSALVIQYFFITPVNHLNPVSWSDAIRLVLFFCNASIINLLGSDLRTSKRKIFQLSQQLLEESAEQLRLAISATQMGLWNWNIQTGEIKWSPEHELVFGLAPGTFDGRYETFDARLHPQDREGLNQAVNRAIKKRSVYQHEYRIIWQDGSLHWVEGRGQAFYDTTGQPLRMMGTVIDISDRKQAEAALAKSEQYLRTIIDAEPECVKVITADGILLNMNAAGLAMIEANSLDQVLGQCVCPIVAPNHQQAFMDFTQQVAEGNPGVLEFEIIGLKGTHRWLESHAVVLPDADESENKVLAVTRDITARRQAEIDLRNAKAELETRVAARTAELSQANMQLQKELSDRKQVEEALQQSEAKFRSLSECSPIGIFMSDAQGLTTYTNPRAQEIGGYTFAEALGDGWLEFIHLEDRERILTEWSTVTSQNQRFSFEDVRYVHKDGTIRYARIESAPILSADGQQITHVGTIEDITASRAIAQMKNEFISIVSHELRTPLTAIRGSLGLLAAGVYDKKPEKGKRMLEIAADQTDRLVRLVNDILDLGRLESGKTKFEMQNCDAAKLIQQSVDTMRSSAEANQIKLSVNCPSLRVWADPDSIIQTLTNLLSNAIKFSPHDTTIYLSAEQIDTQIPQIPISVQTLTPCILFQVKDEGRGIPPENIETIFERFQQVDASDSRQKGGTGLGLAICRQIIQQHGGHIWAESVVDQGSIFYFTLPIVN, from the coding sequence ATGAATTCCAGGATTTATCAACGATTTTTACCTTATGGGGTGGCTATTGGTTCGGTGGCGATCGCTTTTTTGTTGACGTTCGTGCTAGAGTCAATGCTATCTCGTACTATTGCTTCATGCTTTTTTGTAGCGGTTGCTGCTACTACTTGGTACGGTGGGATGAAACCAGCCATAGTGACAACAATATTATCTGCATTGGTAATTCAATATTTTTTTATTACCCCAGTTAATCATTTAAATCCTGTTAGTTGGAGTGATGCTATTAGGCTGGTATTATTTTTTTGTAATGCTTCTATTATTAATTTACTAGGTAGTGACTTGCGAACCAGCAAGCGGAAAATTTTTCAACTTAGCCAGCAGTTATTAGAAGAAAGTGCAGAACAACTGAGGCTAGCGATATCCGCAACTCAAATGGGGTTGTGGAACTGGAATATTCAAACAGGGGAAATTAAATGGTCGCCTGAGCATGAGCTGGTTTTTGGATTAGCTCCTGGTACATTTGATGGTAGGTATGAAACTTTCGATGCTCGTCTCCATCCCCAAGACCGAGAGGGACTAAATCAAGCAGTGAACCGAGCAATTAAAAAGCGGAGTGTTTACCAGCATGAATACCGGATTATTTGGCAAGATGGGAGTTTGCATTGGGTTGAAGGTAGAGGGCAAGCATTTTATGATACAACCGGACAGCCATTGCGGATGATGGGGACAGTCATCGATATTAGCGATCGCAAACAAGCAGAAGCAGCTCTTGCTAAAAGTGAGCAATATCTGCGGACTATTATTGATGCTGAACCTGAGTGCGTGAAAGTCATCACGGCTGATGGTATTTTGCTGAATATGAATGCTGCTGGTCTAGCCATGATTGAAGCAAATAGCTTAGATCAGGTGCTTGGGCAATGTGTCTGTCCAATTGTTGCCCCAAATCATCAGCAAGCTTTTATGGATTTTACCCAACAAGTTGCCGAGGGAAATCCTGGTGTCTTGGAGTTTGAAATCATTGGACTCAAAGGTACTCATCGTTGGTTAGAGTCTCACGCTGTTGTGTTACCCGATGCAGATGAATCTGAGAATAAGGTACTGGCGGTAACTCGTGATATCACTGCTCGGCGGCAAGCTGAGATTGATCTGCGCAATGCTAAAGCTGAACTAGAAACTCGTGTCGCCGCACGAACAGCAGAATTAAGTCAAGCCAATATGCAACTACAAAAAGAACTCAGCGATCGCAAACAAGTCGAGGAAGCACTACAACAAAGTGAAGCTAAGTTTAGGTCTTTGAGTGAATGTTCACCCATCGGTATTTTTATGAGTGATGCTCAAGGTCTGACTACTTATACTAATCCCCGCGCTCAGGAAATAGGCGGTTATACCTTTGCTGAAGCTTTAGGTGATGGATGGTTAGAATTTATTCACCTAGAAGATCGAGAGCGTATACTTACAGAATGGTCTACAGTCACCTCGCAAAACCAAAGATTCTCCTTTGAAGATGTGCGCTATGTCCACAAAGACGGGACAATTCGCTACGCTAGGATTGAGTCTGCGCCAATCTTGAGTGCTGATGGTCAACAGATTACCCATGTCGGCACTATTGAAGATATTACCGCCAGTCGAGCGATCGCTCAAATGAAAAATGAGTTTATCTCTATTGTTAGCCATGAACTGCGTACCCCCCTCACCGCCATTCGTGGCTCACTAGGGTTGCTAGCGGCGGGAGTTTATGACAAAAAACCGGAAAAAGGCAAACGAATGCTAGAAATTGCTGCTGATCAAACTGATCGTCTCGTGCGCCTAGTCAACGATATCCTCGACTTGGGACGATTGGAGTCAGGCAAAACCAAGTTTGAAATGCAAAACTGTGATGCTGCTAAACTCATCCAACAATCTGTTGACACAATGCGCTCTAGTGCAGAAGCTAATCAAATTAAACTGTCTGTTAACTGTCCATCTCTGAGAGTCTGGGCAGATCCTGACTCTATCATCCAAACCCTGACCAACTTGTTGAGCAATGCCATCAAATTTTCTCCCCATGACACCACTATTTATTTAAGTGCCGAACAGATTGATACTCAAATACCCCAGATACCTATTTCAGTACAAACACTCACACCTTGTATACTATTTCAAGTTAAAGACGAAGGTCGAGGTATCCCACCAGAGAACATAGAAACAATTTTTGAGCGTTTTCAACAAGTTGATGCTTCAGACTCTCGCCAAAAAGGAGGTACAGGTTTAGGTTTAGCCATTTGTCGGCAGATTATTCAGCAGCACGGTGGCCATATTTGGGCAGAAAGTGTTGTAGATCAAGGCAGTATTTTTTACTTTACCTTACCAATTGTCAATTAG
- a CDS encoding response regulator yields MKILLVEDDQPTSLALADTLMAHDYTVNLAVDGQRALELATTFEYDLILLDVGLPKLDGISVCRHLRSLGYKSPILLLTAKDHTTDRVMGLDAGADDYVVKPFNTEELMARVRALLRRDKIVKFPEIIWENVRFDTINKEVRCGEQLLHLTPKEYCLLELFLLNPKRVFNRSHILERLWDISESPGEETVSTHIKCLRQKLKAAGASDPIETVHGLGYRLRQPSPSKESVIFATPFISNQKKQHLKATTNQIWEKFQHKFAQQIVILEQVATALQTNQLTVELQQQGQQQAHKLAGSLGIFGLMDGSQLARKLEGLLEQQIVLEASAIKQIVELVELLRQEICKTPELALEPEQQADSPLILIVDDDLTLAEKVRMEAIAWGLRVAIAPDLKTAQKAIAQNLPDVILLDLAFPSPVEDGRVLLKQLTQKIPQIPVIAFTVKGSLNDRLEVARLGGSIFLQKPLPTYEILKAVTDVLNQNRSQAGNKVMIVDDDATMLTILSTILEKLSIEVTTLSNPQQFWEVLTTSNPDLLVLDLSMPGLSGLDLCQIVRSDAKWHHLPILFWSAHTESTEIDQAFAVGADGYMSKSTQLADLTTQIVRRLKRVGFRERGESAECC; encoded by the coding sequence GTGAAAATTTTGTTGGTTGAAGATGACCAGCCTACAAGTTTGGCCCTTGCCGATACCCTAATGGCTCATGATTATACAGTGAACTTAGCAGTAGATGGGCAAAGAGCCTTAGAATTAGCAACAACCTTTGAATATGACCTAATTCTTCTAGATGTGGGATTACCAAAGCTTGATGGTATTAGTGTTTGCAGACATCTCCGTAGCTTGGGATATAAAAGTCCCATTCTCTTGCTCACAGCAAAAGATCATACAACCGATAGAGTTATGGGTTTGGATGCAGGCGCAGATGATTATGTAGTCAAACCCTTTAATACTGAGGAATTAATGGCACGAGTACGCGCACTACTCCGGCGAGATAAAATAGTAAAATTTCCTGAAATAATTTGGGAAAATGTGCGTTTTGACACCATTAATAAAGAAGTGAGATGTGGAGAGCAACTGCTGCACCTGACTCCTAAAGAGTATTGTTTATTAGAGCTTTTTCTGCTCAATCCTAAGCGGGTTTTCAATCGTAGTCATATTTTAGAGCGTCTGTGGGATATTTCTGAGTCACCAGGAGAGGAGACAGTTAGCACTCATATTAAATGTCTACGTCAAAAGCTCAAAGCAGCTGGAGCATCAGATCCCATTGAAACAGTTCATGGGTTAGGGTATAGGCTCAGACAACCATCTCCATCCAAAGAATCAGTTATTTTTGCCACGCCATTTATTAGTAACCAAAAAAAACAGCACCTCAAAGCCACTACTAATCAAATTTGGGAAAAATTTCAGCATAAATTTGCCCAACAGATAGTGATTTTAGAACAGGTAGCCACAGCGCTGCAAACAAACCAGCTCACAGTTGAACTGCAACAGCAAGGACAGCAACAAGCTCATAAACTAGCAGGATCATTAGGGATATTTGGCTTGATGGATGGTTCGCAATTAGCGAGAAAGCTAGAGGGACTATTAGAGCAGCAAATAGTGTTAGAGGCATCAGCAATCAAGCAAATTGTCGAATTAGTAGAGTTGCTCCGCCAGGAAATATGTAAGACACCAGAATTAGCTTTAGAACCTGAGCAACAAGCTGATTCTCCCCTGATTTTAATTGTTGATGATGACCTGACTTTAGCAGAAAAAGTGAGAATGGAGGCGATCGCCTGGGGATTGCGCGTAGCAATTGCCCCAGACTTAAAAACAGCCCAAAAAGCGATCGCCCAAAATCTCCCCGATGTGATTTTACTTGACCTGGCCTTTCCTAGTCCTGTAGAAGATGGGCGCGTACTACTCAAACAACTAACACAAAAAATTCCTCAGATTCCAGTCATAGCTTTCACTGTCAAAGGTAGCTTAAATGACAGACTGGAAGTAGCCCGCTTAGGCGGCAGCATTTTTTTGCAAAAGCCCTTACCTACTTACGAAATTCTTAAAGCCGTAACCGACGTTTTAAACCAAAATCGCTCTCAAGCTGGCAATAAAGTGATGATAGTCGATGATGATGCAACTATGCTGACAATTTTATCTACCATTCTAGAAAAACTGAGCATAGAAGTCACAACCTTAAGTAATCCTCAGCAATTCTGGGAAGTACTAACAACCTCCAATCCAGATTTACTAGTACTAGACCTATCAATGCCTGGTTTAAGTGGACTAGATTTGTGTCAAATTGTGCGCAGTGATGCTAAATGGCATCATCTTCCAATTCTATTTTGGTCAGCCCACACAGAATCGACAGAAATCGACCAAGCATTCGCTGTTGGCGCTGATGGCTACATGAGCAAATCCACTCAATTAGCAGACTTAACAACTCAAATTGTCCGTCGTCTCAAGCGAGTTGGGTTTAGAGAGAGGGGAGAGAGTGCTGAGTGCTGTTAG
- the ilvB gene encoding biosynthetic-type acetolactate synthase large subunit, translating into MTVSLPSPISPSQTEKHTHSSHSPSPVMTPQRVTGGFALLDSLLRHGVEYIFGYPGGAILPIYDDLYKVEATGSIKHILVRHEQGAAHAADGYARATGKVGVCFGTSGPGATNLVTGIATAYMDSIPMVIVTGQVPRKMIGTDAFQETDIYGITLPIVKHSYVVRDPKDMARIVAEAFHIASTGRPGPVLIDVPKDVAFEEFDYLPMEPNSVKLRGYRPTVKGNPRQINAAIQLIRESRRPLLYVGGGAIASSAHAEITELAELFNIPVTTTLMGIGAFDEHHPLSLGMLGMHGTAYANFAVTDCDLLLCVGARFDDRVTGKLDEFASRAKVIHIDIDPAEVGKNRVPEVPIVGDVRKVLIDLLRRCKQIGAKSTPNQNQEWLNLINRWREEYPLVVPQHPDSISPQEVIVEVSHQAPHAFYTTDVGQHQMWAAQFLKNGPRRWISSAGLGTMGFGLPAAIGAKVAFPDEQVVCISGDASFQMCLQELGTAAQYGINVKTIIINNGWQGMVRQWQQAFHGERYSCSNMEVGMPDIELLAQAYGIKGMVVTQREQLKEAIAQMLAADCPVILNVHVTKDENCYPMVAPGKNNAQMVGLPKKPPKTNIEPVYCSDCGTVNAPNHNFCSECGTKL; encoded by the coding sequence GTGACTGTGAGCTTGCCTTCCCCGATTAGTCCCTCACAAACAGAGAAACATACTCATTCCAGCCATTCGCCATCGCCAGTGATGACTCCTCAACGAGTGACTGGTGGTTTTGCGCTACTTGATAGTCTACTGCGCCACGGCGTTGAGTATATCTTTGGTTATCCTGGCGGCGCGATCCTGCCGATTTATGATGATCTTTACAAGGTGGAAGCAACTGGCAGTATTAAGCACATCCTAGTGAGACACGAACAAGGTGCGGCTCATGCTGCTGATGGTTATGCTCGTGCAACTGGTAAAGTAGGTGTATGTTTTGGTACTTCTGGTCCTGGGGCTACTAACTTAGTGACAGGTATTGCTACAGCCTACATGGATTCGATCCCGATGGTGATTGTCACTGGGCAAGTACCGCGCAAGATGATCGGTACAGATGCGTTTCAAGAAACCGACATCTACGGCATTACTTTACCAATAGTTAAACACTCTTATGTGGTGCGTGACCCTAAAGATATGGCACGCATTGTCGCAGAAGCCTTTCACATTGCTAGCACAGGACGACCAGGGCCAGTGTTGATTGATGTGCCGAAAGATGTGGCTTTTGAAGAATTTGATTATCTGCCGATGGAACCAAATTCTGTGAAGTTGCGGGGATATCGTCCTACGGTGAAGGGAAATCCACGACAAATCAATGCGGCAATTCAGTTAATTCGAGAAAGTCGTCGTCCTCTACTATATGTTGGTGGGGGGGCGATCGCTTCTAGCGCTCACGCAGAAATCACAGAGTTAGCAGAGTTGTTCAATATCCCTGTGACGACAACATTGATGGGGATCGGTGCTTTTGATGAACATCACCCCCTATCTTTAGGGATGTTGGGAATGCACGGTACAGCTTATGCTAACTTTGCTGTAACTGATTGTGATTTGTTGCTCTGCGTTGGGGCGCGTTTTGATGACCGAGTCACCGGGAAATTAGATGAGTTTGCTTCCCGTGCTAAGGTGATTCACATCGATATTGACCCTGCTGAAGTGGGTAAAAATCGCGTCCCGGAAGTACCAATTGTCGGTGATGTGCGGAAAGTTTTGATTGATTTGTTGCGTCGTTGCAAACAAATCGGTGCGAAAAGCACACCCAACCAGAACCAAGAATGGCTCAATTTAATTAACCGTTGGCGGGAAGAGTATCCTTTAGTTGTCCCTCAACATCCTGATAGCATCTCACCGCAAGAGGTGATTGTCGAAGTTAGTCACCAAGCACCCCACGCCTTCTACACCACAGATGTTGGTCAACACCAAATGTGGGCTGCCCAATTTTTGAAGAACGGCCCCCGACGCTGGATTTCTAGTGCAGGTTTGGGAACAATGGGTTTCGGCTTACCGGCGGCGATTGGTGCAAAGGTGGCGTTCCCTGATGAACAAGTTGTCTGTATTAGTGGTGATGCCAGTTTCCAAATGTGTTTACAAGAACTGGGTACAGCAGCACAATATGGTATAAATGTCAAGACCATAATTATCAATAACGGCTGGCAGGGAATGGTACGCCAGTGGCAACAAGCCTTCCACGGTGAGCGCTACTCATGCTCAAATATGGAAGTAGGGATGCCGGATATTGAGTTGCTAGCACAGGCTTATGGCATTAAGGGTATGGTGGTGACACAACGAGAGCAATTAAAAGAAGCGATCGCTCAAATGCTCGCCGCCGATTGTCCAGTTATTTTGAATGTCCACGTCACCAAAGACGAGAACTGCTATCCGATGGTAGCACCCGGCAAGAATAACGCTCAGATGGTTGGTCTACCCAAAAAACCACCAAAAACCAATATTGAGCCAGTTTATTGTAGCGATTGCGGCACAGTCAATGCTCCCAATCATAACTTCTGTTCTGAGTGCGGGACTAAATTGTGA
- a CDS encoding MFS transporter — protein MFPTEPAAVNNGFAALLKNRGFMLLWIGQLVSQLADKVFFVLMIALLEVYPPPPGLSKNSMYSTLMVAFTIPAILFGSAGGIFVDRLPKKLIMVGSDIVRGLLTLCLPFLPREFLILLILTFAISTVTQFFAPAEQAAIPLLVKRENLMAANALFSSTMMGALIVGFAIGEPILSWAKSLMGEAYGQELVVGGLYILSGAMMQPIKFKEHKPSEAQRTGTHPWSEFTESIRYLKKNPLVLNAMLQLTTLYCVFAALTVLAIRLAEEFGLKEKQFGFFLAAAGVGMVIGAGILGHWGDKLHHKPLPLMGFLMMALVLGVFTFTHNLVLALGLCAALGIGAALIGVPMQTLIQQQTPPTMHGKVFGFQNHAVNIALSLPLAITGPLTDALGLRVVLMTMSLVVVIVGIWAWKNTRRVLQDVI, from the coding sequence ATGTTTCCCACTGAACCTGCTGCTGTTAATAACGGGTTTGCCGCACTGCTCAAAAACCGTGGCTTTATGCTCCTGTGGATTGGGCAACTAGTTTCCCAACTGGCAGACAAGGTTTTTTTCGTATTGATGATTGCTTTGTTGGAAGTTTACCCACCGCCGCCGGGGTTATCAAAAAACTCAATGTACTCAACCTTAATGGTGGCGTTCACAATTCCAGCAATTTTGTTTGGTTCGGCGGGAGGAATATTTGTTGACCGCTTGCCGAAAAAACTGATTATGGTGGGTTCAGATATTGTGCGGGGGCTATTGACGTTATGTTTGCCTTTTTTGCCAAGAGAGTTTCTGATCTTACTCATTCTCACCTTTGCTATCTCCACAGTCACACAGTTTTTTGCCCCAGCAGAGCAAGCAGCAATTCCGCTTTTAGTAAAGCGAGAAAATTTAATGGCAGCAAATGCCCTATTTAGCAGCACCATGATGGGAGCTTTAATAGTTGGTTTTGCTATAGGAGAGCCAATTTTGAGTTGGGCAAAAAGCTTGATGGGAGAAGCATACGGTCAAGAGTTAGTGGTAGGAGGATTGTACATTTTATCGGGAGCAATGATGCAACCGATCAAATTTAAGGAACATAAGCCCTCAGAAGCACAACGGACTGGAACGCATCCTTGGTCAGAATTTACCGAAAGTATCCGCTATCTGAAGAAAAATCCGTTGGTTCTCAATGCCATGCTGCAATTAACCACTCTGTATTGTGTATTTGCAGCTTTAACAGTACTAGCAATTCGGCTGGCGGAAGAATTTGGTTTAAAAGAAAAACAATTTGGCTTTTTCTTAGCCGCCGCCGGAGTAGGGATGGTGATAGGAGCAGGTATTTTAGGTCACTGGGGCGACAAATTGCATCATAAACCTTTACCTTTAATGGGTTTTTTGATGATGGCATTAGTTTTAGGCGTGTTCACGTTTACCCACAATTTAGTGCTAGCGCTGGGACTGTGTGCAGCTTTGGGTATAGGTGCGGCTCTAATTGGTGTACCGATGCAGACCTTAATCCAACAGCAAACACCACCGACAATGCACGGTAAGGTGTTTGGTTTTCAAAATCATGCTGTAAATATTGCCTTATCTTTACCTTTAGCCATCACCGGCCCCTTAACGGACGCTTTAGGCTTACGAGTTGTATTGATGACCATGAGTCTAGTTGTAGTCATAGTCGGTATTTGGGCATGGAAAAATACCCGTCGAGTATTGCAAGATGTGATTTAG